A single window of Gossypium hirsutum isolate 1008001.06 chromosome A10, Gossypium_hirsutum_v2.1, whole genome shotgun sequence DNA harbors:
- the LOC121207948 gene encoding uncharacterized protein, whose protein sequence is MEKLLRPYDKEFVRMAMLKHEETFKQQVYELHRLYRIQKTLMKSSENSRPNGSFSLKNQTSRRRLDLEHSVHHHNETSEVIDESEIELTLGPPMKERQGTTLPRTWDFGPCFSSSSSESCHVTMGYRHGSKSNNDLEEQLRKEGLDQPPWILQVLTMNMSL, encoded by the exons ATGGAGAAACTTCTTAGACCGTATGATAAGGAATTTGTGAGGATGGCAATGTTAAAACATGAAGAAACATTCAAACAacag GTGTATGAGCTCCATCGTCTATATCGAATCCAGAAGACATTGATGAAAAGTTCTGAAAACAGCAGGCCTAATGGAAGCTTCAGCTTAAAGAATCAGACTTCAAGAAGGCGACTCGACTTGGAACATTCGGTGCACCATCATAACGAAACGTCAGAAGTCATCGATGAGAGCGAGATTGAGCTGACGTTAGGGCCGCCGATGAAGGAACGACAAGGGACAACTCTCCCTCGAACATGGGATTTCGGACCGTGCTTCTCATCGTCTTCCTCTGAATCCTGTCATGTAACAATGGGGTATCGACATGGAAGTAAAAGCAATAACGATCTAGAAGAACAATTGAGAAAGGAGGGATTAGATCAGCCTCCTTGGATTCTCCAAGTTCTAACTATGAATATGAGTCTATGA